Part of the Tenebrio molitor chromosome 4, icTenMoli1.1, whole genome shotgun sequence genome, atatttctcaatTCAAACAATaccaaattaaaaaaggaCCGTTTTAGAGTCAGTTTTAATCTAGGTAGTTTTTTACTGGGAGtattttcaaacatttaggaaaaatttggtgtctttgaaatcatgaaaataTCACTTGTTTTTTGCAAATAGATTGAATTAAATTGGGCGCTCACTTTCGCAAAAGACGTTGACAGGGGTTAATTATGGTACCCTTTATGGACTAGAAAAGCTCTCAACACATGTTTCTTGGCGGTTTAGCCCAACaacgaggtatttatttacgacactgcagttgtaaatcttggtcgtTTTTCGCTGTCAATGTTAAAActtgaataattcaaaaactaataattttcttttgatgcgaatttcataaacgtgttttttgaattaattgtgaattattcGCGTgcacgaaaaaaattttttgttgctttTTTCTTTATCAATTGGAAAAGACTAATATTGTATTACACCCGTTTtgtaagccattttgtcgcacttgtttgttttataacacccctcgctgcgctcgtcgtgctctaaaaaacgcgtgcaACAAAAttgtgtcttataaaacttgtataataaattactaatttGCAACACGTTCTTACATGAAGCTTGAAAGAACACCTGTACCCTTGTCGCTTTTGCAGTGTACCTTCCGGCAGAGCGACCCCTTCGAGCTCGAGAACCACTTTTTAAGTCTGACCTGTCGCCCCAAGAAGCTTCCCACGGCCCTGCCCAAGTACACGGCGATGAAGAGAAAACGCGACATCTTCGAACCGCAGCCCGGATGTTCCACCGAGCTGGACGATTTCAAGCCCAAATTCTCCTTCCTGAACTCGCTGCCGGACCTGGAGGAGTCGTTCACTTTCAAGTTCACCAGCAGCGAATGTCGCGGCGGCTCCACCACCGGCCACCTGTTCGACTTCGGCGGCAACAAAAAGGacacttttaatttttgctttgacTGATCAGGCTCTACCAGGGGGTTCTCTTGTGCATTTTTGTAATCAAGTTTTTCGTGCAATCATTCCGAGACCTCGAgagtttcattattaatttagGAATTTATTTACGTTCGCTGCAATATTTCGAGTTGTGTTCTCCAACATatccattattatttaaattactaTATTATTAAGCTGAACTGTTGTTAATAGAATGTTCCGAGTTTATTAGACAGATtcttgtttcaatttttaccTTTGCTGGGATGGGGTGGAGTGTGTCAACTGGAAAGATTTActcaaacaattatttattttttgtaatttttttacactttaaatttatccctAACTGCTAAAATACTTTCATTTTGAAACGTCTTTGTCAACCATGTCGTAAGCGTGACGCTTTCATGAATAATAGTCAcatttatattataattcatcTAACAGCTTTTTCTATCCCGCAGTATGAGATGTTCTACAAGAAATAAAAGAGTTACTCTCGTAAGTACAGTCGATTAAAATATCACAATGAATCAATACTTTTTTCGCGTGTGAATTTTAGCAAGAACACCTCATTGTTGTTGTAAAACTAGTGCAGATGCGTAGACGGTTTCATAGCTGCGTaacactttattattattcgaaAACGAGATGGTCCTGTCGACTAAAATTTCCTTAACATCTATAGTTTCCTTTTGTACATGAAGAGGTAAAGAAAACGCGTGTGGAAAAGATATGAGACAGTGCAAAAACACTTAGACTTGTTGGCAATATCGGGccataaataatataaaaataaatagtaaagCGTACTTTCTAGTaagtagtaaaaaaaaaggaaaatccAGAGCTCTTCGAGCTGTAAATTCTTCGACTAAACAACAACAAGAATCAacaataaaatcacttttctaAAATCCGCTGACCActtgtgtttgtttctttctCAATTATCTCACTCTTTATATACATTTTTCTAGCAAAATAGATCTTGATCGTTGACGATTTTAGAAAAGTAAGGAATTACAATAGCATCATCTTGTGGCGCGCGGCTGgcttattttattacttataaTATTGCTGCGTTATCGATGCTCCGGCTCGGAATCAATGGGCTCAAGGTGCCCGCCACTTTCTGGCCCCTCTCCATCTCGTAATGGGTGTCCAGTTGGATGCCTGCGGGTCACAGTCAATACACTAAATCGAATCGTCTCGGTGATACTCACTTGACTCCGCACTGGTTTTACTAGGGATGAACGAAGCCACTAGGAGTGCGCAAATGACTAGAAAAGCCCCGAAGACGAAGGGGGGCCCCGGTACTAGctgcaacaaataaaaacgaaaatcagTTCAGAGGAAAAATTAATCACGGTAATGGAAACCGGGggctaattaattaattgacgCCCCCGCGATGTCAACGTTGGTTCTTTCGCCAATTCTGAAATCGGAACAATGCTGCTTTCGCATCTGTGAGGGCAAGTCGTAAAGGGTAGCGCTTTTCATAACTTAAATCGATACCTCCTCGGGGATCAGTTTGGAATGTTTTCCAAATAACATTAGCTGCGGTGTTTCGTGTTCGGAGTTTATTACGTCAGGTTCAGgtgggtgttattgaaatgcaaaagcaaagaaaaaaaatcgagtacttttttttaccgGAACGAATATGTCGTTATTGATTAATTATCTACCTTTgaaaacacaaaagaaaatgTGCTGAAGTCGAATTTTTTCCACTGATCACCATAAAAAGCACATTTTTAAGGTTCgcacaagatttttttaaacaaatatggAGACAAATCTCGGCTGAGAgaaatttacacaaaaactCGTGAGAAAGTTTTTGATTTACGACGAAACTTTGGCTGATATCGACCCTCAGGACAATCTAGAGGCAAATGTGTACATTCAAAAATCACCAAGAGCTATTATTTGTTTCCTTCTGTACTTAGGCATTACTAgaaacgatttaaaaaaaagtttaaagaTTGAAATCATTTAAAAGCTTTATTTcgcataatttaaaaaaattagctaGTAAATTTGTTCGTGTATCTTTCTAAAAATGCAATTGCAGAAACTTTGCGACAAATGTGTGAAGAAAGCATCTCCGGTGCAAATATAATTATTGCATTACGTTACCAAACAgctttcaatttattttgttcggtCTTTAATAAGACAGACAGAAACGtcaattcactttaaacaaaatggccgtctaattattatcaatcGTTTACAAATTAGAGAATCGGCAGATCAAGCAGTATCGAATTTGAGTCCCTAATTTCAGGTGGCGAAGTCGctcattttgacaaaattacaaaaatcacTGAAAAAATTACGTACCAAGAATGGAACGACACCACCgacgctttaaattttaataatctagtAACCGGTGCGGAAAGTGCTACCAACCCAACAGTTAAAAAGGTActaatgtcaaattatttacttttttatttttggttaaTTCGTTACGAAGAtgaatttggaataaattgtCAAGAACACAAACGTTTGGGAAAAACGTCATTCGTACTTACAAAATCATCCTCGTacgataaatttttcaaaaaatgataaattataATCAGATATTCCTTTTATAAAAACGATTCGGTCCGTTTCTCTAAAACGATTTAACGATTGAATTTACCTTGTTCGGTCTTTAATAGGACCGATGAAAACGtcaattcactttaaacaaaatggccgtctaattattatttataaattagagAATCGGCAGATCAAGCAGTACCGAATTTGATTCCCTAATTTCAAGTGCCGGCAAAATACTTTCGTCGGAGTCGctcattttgacaaaattacagcagaaacagaaaaatgaATACCAAGAATGAACCGACACCATcgacactttaaattttaataatctagtAATCGGTGCGGAAAGTGCTACCAACCCAACAGTAAAAAAGTTACCAATGTTAcgttatttacttttttaattacatttttaaatatttttttctacaaccgtcaaaaaaacgcgATATTTACgatgcatcgttatcaagtcgcaaagaatgtcattttttgatagatcaaaaatagttgtcaaaaagtttccttggatgctttaatatttcttttttgttcgacactgtcagattttgataaatgtcacaacttgtcaaaacaaaacgtcaagctaattttaaagattttaagcgatttggaaccTTTAGGGGCTcgtcgtgggcctttaaaacgctcgtttcactcgcgttttaaactggcccactcatgccaaaaaaggcccaatttacacacaaactcgttaaataaactactattatttcatactgtccggtagatgttcgattacattattaatttaagtccggtaggtgaattataacagtatcagagccggaaagtgtcGCTAAGTAATACCTAccggactgttttatttttatagatcaaatctgacattgaaaagtgaaaaagtcaaaaaaaatgcaatgtaaaaaacaacagcaacggccgttgccacGGGAAAAAAGGTGATGTGAATAAAATTGTGATAGAGAACAGGcttccagtatgaaataatagttatttacgaaccaagtgcgggaataCGATGTTCTCGCATGGGCacatttttaaagcacgagcgacgaaggagcgagtgcctttaatgaATGCGCGAATGAGCGGAAGATGTATTCACGCAAGTGggtcgtacaatattttttgtacgaacattaaattaaaaaatttccaccTATGAGTGATATCAGTGATATTTCTTGTACTCCTCCCGAGATTAGGGAAATCGCAAATGTGGCCATACAAAatttactgccaacaaaatcaagAAAACGTTATGAGAtcgtttatgaaaaatgttgaaatttgtACAGTGGTGTAAAgacaaaaatatcaaaaattatactGAAAATTGTTTGCTGGCATATTTTCAAGGCTTTTCTAGCAAAAAGTCATTATGAAAATTCAGGAAAGtggtattttatgaactaaattttattattaccaaGACCGattttttgtgcaatttttacattcgagtcgatcGGGAAAAACTCGTTCCTGATTGAGCGTTGGATGTTGCAAGCGTCAATTCCAAGCCTGTGAGTGcaaaaaatacattacgatACGCTTCCGGTTGTACTTGTAACCTACCAGACGTAACTAGTTTCATCGTAAAACAGTGAAAAAACGGTCTTgatcaaaaactcattctcattttgcgcacttaatacaaaaataactattatctacgatcgtgtaaaaagtaggcaattgttgcactaaaaattgtttttattgacgatcaatttttcatgtaaatcttaattgattcaacattttaaaaaggcatgcaTTAATGGGactttattcttcaccgtctaaaatatctgcattttaaatttcacaaaaatccgatGGAAAATAACTTAGTTAtgaggctcgaaagtcttagctgagacaccctgtattgtaCCTAACTTTTGCTGGAAGAAATTTCCACTTTGCCatgcagatttttattttatttttttgtaaggttaaagacaaagaaaaaaaagcacaaaaaaGGGGAAGAACTTTACCTGCGAGTATGTATCTGCGTCGTGCACCGGCGTCGAGTGCGTCCCCTCTTGGTTCTCCCCCTCGTTCAGGTCCACGTGAAAAACGTAGAAGATCAACCCGAACATGGCCGGCCCCAACCCGTTGCACAACCCCCTCATCCCCGTCACCATCCCCTGCACCACCCCTTGCCTATCCGGCGTGCTGACGATCGAGACGAACGCCGAGATCGCCGGATACGTTATCGAGCTCATGGAAGCGAGCATCCCCGCCGCCCACATCATCCAAGTGGTCGTGCCGAAGCCGTACCACAACAACTGCAACATCTCGAAGAGCAGACCCAGCATGATGGTGTGCTTGCACCCGAGATTCTTCATGAGGGCGCCGAGACAGAGCTGGGTGAGGACGGCGAGCAGGCCGACAAGACCGACGAAGACGGCCACCATCGGCGCACTCCATCCCATCACCAGCTTGAGGTAGACGAAGATGCAGCTGTATTGGCCCGCTTCGGGGAGGTATGACAGGAACACGGTGATGCACAGGAGGAGGATCGTGGGGTCCTGGCCGACGTTACGCAAGGAGGAGAACGGATCGGCTTGTTCCCAGCTGATGGGGGAGACGCGGACCTTCTCGGGGAGACTTTCGGGTACTGCCACCAGGATGAAGAACACGTCCAGGATGGCCACGGCTGTGGCTAGTGCCACCACCAGGGATACCGACcatctacaaaaaaaattaaatgtcacaCATCTTTTAGAAAAACCTCCAAATACGGTCTCATATGAAGCATTTTGTTGCACGCACGGGTATAGGACACGACGAGCTCGCGAGGAGCACCATGCAGGAGCAAGTGCTACAAAATACCTTATAAACCAGATTTCATACactattttctaatttgcaccttttaacccatttttaaatgaaaattaacaatttacaaatttggggaattttgtCGCAGTTGGCAACAAATGTTATATCGTTTGGAagattcaaatttcaattgtttataacaaattaaaaatgagcGAATACAATTTTGTATGCACCCGCCAGAAATACGAGATCAGAATTAGTcgtctattattattattattagacaCAAGTCTACGGTAACGATTAATGTTTACATTACAACAATTGTATATTCCACGGAAacaactgaaattaaaattcgttttgttttgccgtttattttgacatttcattttcgTCATGTCAAGATCAGGAACGCCAACGTTCAAAAATTGcataaatttgtttcaaaacgcGCGTTTCTGTTACAGCACCCAAAATGGGTTTTGTAATAGCTTTCATAGACGTAAAATAGAAGTAAAGTTGACTCCTTCAAAAATACTGTTATCAGGACTGCGAAATTTGCCTATCAAAATGTATTCGTAATAAAGCAACACAACTAAAATGTCTTGTCtttcaaaacaataaacaaaattttaaaatagttaggttagtttatttttatttcactacattacatttatattttattatttttaaatagctgaattaaaaaaaaaatggaaatgtcaaattacagttttttttcattttttgacggtatgtcagtttataaataaattcaatgacatttaaaaaaaaaatttgacaggTGCTGTCAAgacaattaattaacaaatatttaaaaccacATCTACATTAGGAAAagtttcatttcccgtttttttaaattcagctgtatattacattttatattatacagggtgtttctgaaataagtgcattaattttaactggtaatagaactcatcaaaaggaacaacttttctctctgccattttggcgaaaaacgttgcgtaatggcttaaaaaactaggaaagATTTCCCTAAAacggattttttgctatacgggtagatttatttgaatttctatttcggcgttaaaacacgttttctggatgaaaatggatgttttttcatattagcgctgatctcaattagccattacagtatttagtggcgtagggctattttagtgaaaaatttctccaatttttttttggaattaaacatcgtttttcggcaaaatgattgatagaaaagttgttccttttgacgagttctattaccagttaaaattaatgcacctatttcagaaacaccctgtataatttatttttgcaaaaacacCCTGTGTAATTTATTTGTGATTTCACATTTTTGACAATCATTTCAAACAATTATAATCAAGTGTTCTACGGAATCCATCGAtggtaaaattaataaaaaattcctCGAAAACCTTGTAAAGGATTTAATTTGTATAGAACACGATGCTGGTCTTTTGTCTGTCAAAACTTgctattgttaattttttcaagTCATCGATCCTCCAATTTGGACTAACAACGGCAAAGATAACCGCGAgctaatttgttttaatattttccttttgattatttattaccaattCAAAATACAAGGACATTTGctttcgatttaatttaatttttttaccaaTATGTTATCGCAAAACAATGGGCCGTTAATAACCATTTATACAAACTAATGCCATACTTTAAACCGAGCTTATCTGTAACAGCACCGCAAGTAATTGATTGTAAAAACAGAGCAAGAATTATTCTAAATCAGTGGCCCTGTACAAAaaataacgagcgttcaaaaaaatgtgtggtcAAGCAAGCCACGTTTTTCTTGCTCGTTGACAGCGTAGGTCGATTACGTTTTGACGTttctttcagatttttttttaacactacGTGCTACATGCGCAAAAGATTTCCTCACATCAATTATTGCTTACTCTTGAATAAATATGAATACatagttattttttgtgtcagaaacattttgaaactCCAAAATCGttcgcaaaaaattaattcagctacccattattaaaaatataaataaaatgttatgaacaatacaaaataatttatggttTTGTTACGATGAGAAAGGGggataattgtcatttattgtGGTTATATTTCAAAACACGTTAGTGATAGAAACTAGAATAGCAACATTCACGCCGtaacatactcgtattttaACCGAACGTTGTATCTTATCTGAAGTCATAAAACAACAGAATGTCGTACGCAACTGCACCAAGATAAACAATTATGAATGTGATTAAACAATGTATCACCAATAGTTTTCCAGACCGCTTGTAAAAGCccttcacgatctttttgggaccgagttggctatgatttttcttttcatgttggaccaactgattcagtgatgcaacggatgcaacttttttttctgttaattttgttaattgttatgtaccattttttcgaaatataattttcatttcagtatttttacTCCCCATTAACGAGCTGTCTATTTACTCGTATTTTCTAGTTATTTAATCCAATGACGgtgaccgtgaaataatagtttttgtaattgcGTTTTTAGAATAAGGTTTTTTGTCCCGCGGCCGAGGTAAAGACAAGAGGATTACACGTTTAGTTAGCTTTATGCGTATCATTCAgaaccataaaatttaaaattcgattttgcgaaaaaaaaaaaaacgtacacGCTCacaattcacaattaattcaaagaacacatttatgacattcgcatcaaaagaaaattattattttttgaattattccaattttaacattaacaacGAAAAATGAGTAAGATTTACAACTActgtgtcataaataaatacctcattgttgggTTAAACCGCTAacaaacatctgttgagaacttttctagtaattcttaagtccataaagggtaccataaataacccatgtcaaccgcttttgtggaagtgacagcccaatttaataataaatcctagctaaattttgcactttaatatcaaattccattcatgatttcaatgacaccaaatttttcctaagtGTTTGAACGTACTCTTaggaaaaattatgtaatagttaggtatttatgcaacgagtttctgtgtaaattgggcttttctaattggcCGAGgaacaagattaaaacacgagcgtagcgagagttttaaagcctcgagggcaattagaaaagcccaatttacccagaaacgatttgcatacaaaattttattgtttgaaacgacgtccctgaaccttccaaatcttttaaaaatggtttcgcatttgcttttgacagtttggcaaatttttcaagacctgtcagaaatgttatgttgaatgtgttgtctagggcaacggttcattatctgctcattttgctttagggcagttaagaggcagtttacaaaggagaaaaatgggaatttatgacagttgaaaacaataaattaaagcggttattgaattaaaacgaaatatttacgtttcatcaaaaaattttaaatttttacagaatgttctacagcgatacacaatcatccctgaattttttgacaattttaaatcgatcAAAAGTGGATGTTTTCGATCGGGcagtaaaacttgaatcaccctgtagagAAACATTACCGcatttgtaaaaattcaaagttCCCAACGCACCGACTAATTTATTAATGTCattgtaataaaacaataattacgaTGAATCATCCGTAGCAAATACAATGCTCGCGATTACATAATTTCCACATAATTTGAAACCAGGATAAAATCCGTACGATAATAAAAGTCTGATAAGTGACAACGCGGTTTTCAAAATGCAACCGCTGTGACTCACACAGCAGTGGAAGAACTTCGTTTCGCGAAAATATTATCcgtttttttatcaaaaaaccgTGACCTGTTTAGATGTATTGAGTGATTCAAAACGATTTTGGATAAGAATGGCACCTATGTACgcaaatttatgtggcaactgtgtgggtggggtagagttgacatgtgtttgacatttcataagcctgcatttgatttttttataccattgcagattgatttgacaattttgaaaattgcgcgactatgaactgtcaaagaaatgtcaactcgcTCCTACCCACATAAATCACTCaatatgtactattccggacacggaattttggccacGACTGACaattaactgacaaatatgtgttaactggcctttattgaatataacccaacttttgactcgataatgccatttccctgcttttttgatgtcacaagaaaaacttcaaagtgatttttaataattgtcatttattaatgacactaatgactgGTTTACaccatttttttagaaatgtctaaaaaatgttggccaagattccgtgtccggaatagtactattggggacacggaaaactgggcagatgtgtcattcagttgtcaaaatttctaaaccataccttagctactcataaccaagcttaagttaatttgacagtttttttgaaaatatcaatcataatgacggtaaaggtgcatttacattgacactttttgaaatgacaataacagactgcccaggattccatgttCCTTATTGTAGgtttgcaataataaaattttagtaaatttagggaatttaatgatatctatttgCCACACCTGCCATTTTTAACGTCACTGGAAatacgcaaactcgcattAGGCTCGCGTCTCGCATTCAAAATTGTGAGACATTTATTAACTCTCAAATGAAGACTACTAATGTctctacataacctcaatttttatattataatgAGATTCTTCAGTTCTTCACCTTAGGTCAAAAGTGTATGTACTATGTTACCCGCTCTATTTTGGGCGTAAATTGCGGTATTGGTggttctttgataaaaaaaaaaaacagattacaTAAATATCTGTGCTCGCCGATTACgcgaaaatgtcatttttcatttaagaAATTTGCGCAACGCATTTCTTTTGCTACTTGACACATTGTGCATTTAAAGCAGCTCGAGTTTTTTAAAGTGACCTTTGCACTTTTTCACTGATCACGAAGCGTTTGACAAGAAATTTTGTGCTGTGTTTCAATTCTCTTGCGGTTTCCTTTTATTAATCATTGTCCGAGATGGCAATGTTGTTCTGAATAAGAGTAGGTAACTTTTATCGAAGTCGCTCAAAAAACCACGTCTGTGACAAAATTCTGTTCGTGAGTAGATACAAGTTGTAAGTTACTTCTTTAAACGTGCATACGGAAACTTGCTTATCTCTTAGAAGTTTCGTAAGCATCCGGGAGACAGTTCTGACACAAATTTAACGATAATCTAGCTCGTATCTTTCAAGAAATGAATTTAACAGAACAAAACGCGAccgaataaatatttacgccCTATTAATTACTCGATGAAGAACTACAGCAACGTACCGAGTGACAATTAAAACTCCCTCAAACTCACTTTCACATTcaccatttttaattttttgaaatgtcaatttttctACTGGtgcaatttactttttcaatGTTGGCATTCCTGATCTTGGCGTGACGAAAAtgaaatatcaaaataaacgccaaaacaaaacgaattttaattaaagttgtTCCCGTGAAATATACAATAATTGTTGTAAACATTTATCGTTACATTAGACGTGTCTTTTGAATCATCCAAACGATATGACATTTGTTGCCAACCACGacaaaattccccaaatttgaaaattattaataaatggcTTAAAAGGTGCaaagtataaaaaatagtgtatgatATCTCGTTTATAAAGCATTTTGTAGCACTTATTCCTTCACAAACGCGTACATGCTGCAAAAGCTTCTTGTATTTTAGCATTTCtccttttaaaataaaacctaCTGCACGCATGTATTCTTATAATTACgcacataattaaaaaatgaagattCCACagcattaattaattcaaatcCCAGTATTTGCTCGATTTCAACATTTCTTACAGACCTccgattctaaaaataaatttaaaaaaactaagtCAATTGAGATAACAGAAATCGTTCCACTTATTCTTATAATAAGTCTTAAGCTCCTAGAAACATTTTATCACGATCATCGTATGCttggattaaaaataaatctgctAGACACATCTGATGATCAAAAGCGACAACTGTTGTATTTACTCATGTCtcgtttaaacattttttaaataatttaaacaaccaaaagaatttaaacaaattattactGACTGAAAGAGAAACAATGACACGTCAGTGAGAAGTGTCTTTGTACTAACTTGATGCAACCTGCAATACACAGTAAGtgacatttaatttggtattcACTGTACACTCGTGTAGATTCAACGAAAATTACCAATCTACGATAAACTCTTTGCGTTAATCATGATATAAATACCTGCgtatttatttgaacatgaaTTCCTTTTCCAATATGTTTAATGTGTCGGTATCGATCACTCGAAGTTATGAATCATCAAGATTACATTACTGCTGACTGTCACTTGATTTTGCACTTTTCTTTAATccttttctattttataataatatggatgattaaatttgtaacaaatatttaacaaaagCCGATTCTGATCAATACTGTCGGTCGTAATAAATGCTCTTATCGGCTCTTCAAAGTAAAATTCTTCTTACAATAATGAGGCACAAATCTGCTGATACGCTCTAAAATCAGTGACAGACTGAGATAAGGCGAGtaaaattcgataaaatcaatttttgcgcTTAAATGTGGTAGattatttggaaaatttggtTGAGATTGAAAACTGTAAAAAACCAGAGACAAGCGGAGTTTTCCGGTGTCcacaaaaa contains:
- the LOC138129279 gene encoding hippocampus abundant transcript 1 protein isoform X1, coding for MTEEEEMKAKSSKRMAGIIMMSRKSIAKDGVVTTSGIGMPSLYHALVVIFLEFFAWGLLTMPVISVLNTTFPDHTFLMNGLIMGIKGLLSFLSAPLVGALSDVCGRKLFLLITVFFTCLPIPLMTINTFWFFAMISISGVFAVTFSVVFAYVADVTDQKDRSLAYGLVSATFAASMVISPALGAYLMERWSVSLVVALATAVAILDVFFILVAVPESLPEKVRVSPISWEQADPFSSLRNVGQDPTILLLCITVFLSYLPEAGQYSCIFVYLKLVMGWSAPMVAVFVGLVGLLAVLTQLCLGALMKNLGCKHTIMLGLLFEMLQLLWYGFGTTTWMMWAAGMLASMSSITYPAISAFVSIVSTPDRQGVVQGMVTGMRGLCNGLGPAMFGLIFYVFHVDLNEGENQEGTHSTPVHDADTYSQLVPGPPFVFGAFLVICALLVASFIPSKTSAESSIQLDTHYEMERGQKVAGTLSPLIPSRSIDNAAIL
- the LOC138129279 gene encoding hippocampus abundant transcript 1 protein isoform X2 produces the protein MCMLVFYFLCKKYVLNFRRFRRFYLKYPPTSGIGMPSLYHALVVIFLEFFAWGLLTMPVISVLNTTFPDHTFLMNGLIMGIKGLLSFLSAPLVGALSDVCGRKLFLLITVFFTCLPIPLMTINTFWFFAMISISGVFAVTFSVVFAYVADVTDQKDRSLAYGLVSATFAASMVISPALGAYLMERWSVSLVVALATAVAILDVFFILVAVPESLPEKVRVSPISWEQADPFSSLRNVGQDPTILLLCITVFLSYLPEAGQYSCIFVYLKLVMGWSAPMVAVFVGLVGLLAVLTQLCLGALMKNLGCKHTIMLGLLFEMLQLLWYGFGTTTWMMWAAGMLASMSSITYPAISAFVSIVSTPDRQGVVQGMVTGMRGLCNGLGPAMFGLIFYVFHVDLNEGENQEGTHSTPVHDADTYSQLVPGPPFVFGAFLVICALLVASFIPSKTSAESSIQLDTHYEMERGQKVAGTLSPLIPSRSIDNAAIL